A portion of the Cetobacterium ceti genome contains these proteins:
- a CDS encoding alpha/beta fold hydrolase: MDYKIIYDEKLPLKGIIQIIHGMSEYSMRYLDFSEYLNSKGYGVVLSDHLNHGENAYKNNTLGYFEDSFEVLVKNQMAITEDLREKYPSIPIYILGHSMGSFIGQEHMKHMSYIVNKYIFIGSCGERKLVVSLGKYFFKLLSIFIKKPKIIFNKILFFKFKKDYSWLITDKIALKEYLDSSLCGFPYVPTFYYNFLDFLSNLYKKESFSQVRKNIPLLIISGEKDPIGLYGKGVKNLCNFYENLNFTRVVLKLYSDEGHEILNGLKKKEVYDKICNFLG, translated from the coding sequence ATGGATTATAAGATAATTTATGATGAAAAATTACCTTTAAAAGGCATTATACAAATTATTCATGGAATGTCTGAATATTCTATGAGGTATTTAGATTTCAGTGAGTATTTAAATTCAAAAGGTTATGGAGTTGTTTTATCAGATCATTTGAATCATGGAGAAAATGCCTATAAAAATAATACTTTAGGTTATTTTGAAGATTCTTTTGAGGTGTTAGTTAAAAATCAAATGGCAATTACAGAAGATTTAAGAGAAAAATATCCCAGTATACCAATTTATATTTTAGGTCATAGCATGGGATCTTTTATAGGGCAAGAACATATGAAACATATGAGCTATATAGTAAATAAGTATATTTTTATAGGCAGTTGTGGTGAAAGGAAACTGGTTGTAAGTTTAGGAAAATATTTTTTTAAATTATTAAGTATTTTTATTAAAAAGCCCAAAATAATATTTAATAAAATATTATTTTTTAAATTTAAAAAAGATTATTCTTGGTTAATAACTGATAAAATAGCTTTAAAAGAATATTTAGACAGTTCTTTATGTGGATTTCCATATGTTCCAACATTTTATTATAATTTTTTAGATTTTTTATCTAATTTATATAAAAAAGAATCTTTTTCTCAAGTAAGGAAAAATATTCCATTACTTATTATTTCAGGTGAAAAAGATCCAATAGGATTATATGGAAAAGGAGTTAAAAATTTATGTAATTTTTATGAAAATTTAAATTTTACAAGAGTAGTATTGAAACTCTATTCTGATGAAGGTCATGAAATTTTAAATGGACTTAAGAAAAAAGAAGTTTATGATAAAATTTGTAATTTTTTAGGTTGA
- a CDS encoding YaaA family protein yields MKIIFSPSKGMNKKKINLQLDEKKILFPEKTEKIIKKLQTFSKEEIGNLMKIKGVLLNNTYENILNYSMLESTISIGLYDGVSFSNLELEKYREKEFKYLEKYCRIFSALYGVVTPSTLIKPYRLDMTVKIFEESLYSYWKNSIEKEFYKDEIIINLASGEFSKLLNRKEYKFIDIEFRQIQGENIKNISNEAKKMRGKFLDFLIKNNIDDLNIEKIKLFSQEGYKLNIKLCEDDKYFFTKNI; encoded by the coding sequence ATGAAGATAATATTTTCTCCTAGCAAAGGAATGAATAAAAAAAAGATTAATCTACAATTAGATGAAAAAAAGATTTTATTTCCAGAAAAAACAGAAAAAATAATAAAAAAATTACAAACTTTTTCTAAAGAAGAAATTGGAAACTTAATGAAAATAAAAGGAGTTCTTTTAAATAATACTTATGAAAATATTTTAAATTATTCAATGTTAGAAAGCACTATTAGTATAGGATTATATGATGGAGTTAGTTTTAGTAACTTAGAACTAGAAAAATATAGAGAAAAAGAATTTAAATATTTAGAAAAATATTGTCGTATTTTTTCAGCTTTATATGGAGTTGTAACTCCCAGTACTTTGATTAAACCTTATAGATTAGATATGACAGTGAAAATATTTGAAGAGTCTTTATATAGTTATTGGAAAAATTCTATTGAGAAAGAATTTTATAAAGATGAAATTATAATTAATTTAGCATCAGGAGAATTTTCAAAATTATTAAATAGAAAAGAATATAAATTTATAGATATAGAATTTAGGCAAATTCAAGGAGAGAATATTAAAAATATAAGTAATGAAGCAAAAAAAATGAGAGGAAAATTTTTAGATTTTTTAATAAAAAATAATATAGACGATTTGAATATTGAAAAAATAAAATTATTTTCACAGGAAGGTTATAAATTAAATATAAAATTATGTGAAGATGATAAATATTTTTTTACTAAAAATATTTAG
- a CDS encoding Na+/H+ antiporter NhaC family protein: MEKAKANFKGLIPFVIFIVVYLGTGLYFQLKGTSMAFYQLPSPIAIVCGIISAFFLFKESVNEKFETLVKGCGNSDIIIMCIIYLLAGAFAAVTKKIGGVDATANLGLSYIPIEYITAGIFVITSFISTATGTSVGSVVAIAPIAIELAEKTQLSLPILLAAVMGGAMFGDDLSLISDTTISATRTQGCRMKDKFLANVGIAIPAAVITFILFFIFGRPETIIPPQEYNYNLLKIIPYIFVLVVSLMGVNVFVVLTGGIFLSGAIGIYYGTFSFIGLAREIYVGFNNMNEIFLLSLLTGGLAALVTKAGGIQWILEKVDKFIVGKKSAQVGIGILVALTDFAVANNTVAIIINGPLAKKISQQHGIDKRRVAGLLGICSCIAQGVIPYGAQMLILIGFTKGLASPFEVLPYLWYQQLLLLFTIISIYIPYYRYFLKHHSPMEEMV, encoded by the coding sequence ATGGAAAAAGCTAAAGCTAATTTTAAGGGATTAATACCATTTGTCATTTTTATTGTAGTGTATTTGGGGACAGGTTTATATTTTCAATTGAAGGGAACATCGATGGCGTTTTATCAGCTGCCCTCACCAATTGCAATTGTATGTGGAATTATTTCAGCTTTTTTTCTTTTTAAGGAAAGTGTTAATGAAAAGTTTGAAACTCTTGTTAAAGGTTGTGGGAATTCAGATATTATAATAATGTGTATTATATATCTTTTAGCAGGAGCTTTTGCAGCGGTTACAAAAAAAATTGGTGGAGTTGATGCAACGGCTAATTTAGGACTTTCGTATATACCGATTGAATATATAACTGCAGGAATTTTTGTGATCACAAGCTTTATATCAACTGCAACAGGAACTTCAGTGGGTTCTGTAGTAGCGATAGCTCCTATTGCCATTGAATTAGCAGAGAAGACACAACTTTCGTTGCCTATACTTTTAGCAGCAGTAATGGGTGGGGCAATGTTTGGAGATGATTTATCTTTAATATCAGATACTACAATTTCAGCTACAAGAACTCAAGGTTGCAGAATGAAAGATAAGTTTTTAGCTAATGTTGGAATTGCTATACCGGCAGCAGTAATAACATTTATATTATTTTTCATATTTGGAAGGCCAGAGACAATAATACCTCCTCAAGAATATAATTATAATTTATTGAAAATTATTCCATATATTTTTGTTTTAGTTGTATCTTTAATGGGTGTTAATGTTTTTGTAGTATTAACAGGAGGAATATTTCTTTCTGGTGCTATTGGAATATATTATGGAACTTTTTCTTTCATAGGTCTTGCTAGAGAAATTTATGTTGGCTTTAATAATATGAATGAAATTTTTTTACTTTCTCTTTTAACAGGAGGTCTAGCAGCTTTAGTCACCAAAGCAGGAGGGATTCAATGGATATTAGAAAAAGTAGATAAATTTATAGTAGGAAAAAAAAGTGCTCAAGTAGGAATAGGAATATTAGTTGCTTTAACAGATTTTGCTGTTGCAAATAATACAGTAGCTATAATTATAAATGGGCCTTTAGCTAAAAAAATTTCTCAGCAGCATGGAATTGATAAAAGAAGAGTTGCGGGACTTTTAGGAATATGTTCTTGTATTGCTCAAGGAGTAATTCCTTATGGAGCTCAAATGCTTATTTTAATAGGATTTACAAAGGGATTAGCTTCTCCTTTTGAAGTTTTACCGTATCTTTGGTATCAGCAATTATTATTACTCTTTACAATAATATCAATATATATTCCTTATTATAGATATTTTTTAAAACATCATAGCCCTATGGAAGAAATGGTTTAA